A stretch of the Musa acuminata AAA Group cultivar baxijiao chromosome BXJ2-7, Cavendish_Baxijiao_AAA, whole genome shotgun sequence genome encodes the following:
- the LOC103992955 gene encoding uncharacterized protein LOC103992955: MEAHLMEGGSHYRTEGSAVRVEDRHDEKLPSKGPRFGDGRAAVDQEVVSPDSGDTETAYGSGGVRGHQSVSSGDGELPGDEDSDDESHLRDDKTFDEGSGSSNRKHPNKGPKVPTCPECGKTFPSDKSLFGHLRCHPERDYRGAIPPPGARKKSRSNAYSSVARGPPVTKWSTPKKGGKGAAVDEDSVVVVAKALLLLADGKPWGQETPTVEKEAPETKQFMNTRFGGTDVLADRSYGNEVISSYNSGSKKRKIKEQANDSGTPTRCRRYQCSICFKTFASHQALGGHIASHNKNKSNVQEAPIAAENGCVHIAPNAVSKAATAEHRCTICNLTFSTGQALGGHMRRHFNELQNQALSSSAHSSESDKGANHGMLQNGAPSSPANSSERYKRAIRGMFDFDLNEVPDL; this comes from the coding sequence ATGGAAGCTCATCTCATGGAGGGCGGAAGCCATTACAGGACTGAGGGCTCTGCAGTGCGAGTAGAAGACCGACACGACGAGAAGCTGCCGTCGAAAGGACCGCGGTTCGGAGATGGCAGAGCTGCGGTGGATCAGGAGGTGGTGTCTCCGGATTCAGGGGATACAGAGACAGCATATGGTAGTGGTGGTGTGAGAGGTCACCAATCCGTGAGTAGTGGCGATGGGGAGCTTCCCGGCGATGAAGACTCCGACGACGAATCACATCTCCGTGACGATAAAACCTTCGACGAGGGTTCCGGCAGCTCCAATCGCAAGCATCCAAACAAGGGGCCGAAGGTTCCAACATGTCCGGAGTGCGGCAAGACCTTCCCATCAGATAAATCACTGTTTGGCCACTTGAGGTGCCACCCGGAGAGGGATTACAGAGGAGCTATTCCGCCTCCCGGCGCAAGGAAGAAGTCACGATCGAACGCGTATTCTTCGGTCGCAAGAGGGCCACCTGTGACGAAGTGGTCGACCCCGAAAAAGGGTGGAAAAGGGGCCGCCGTCGATGAAGATTCCGTTGTCGTTGTTGCTAAAGCCTTGTTGCTTCTGGCTGATGGAAAGCCATGGGGTCAAGAGACTCCCACCGTCGAGAAAGAAGCACCTGAGACGAAACAGTTTATGAACACTCGTTTTGGTGGCACTGATGTCTTAGCTGATCGGAGCTACGGGAATGAAGTGATATCAAGCTACAACAGTGGTAGTAAGAAGAGGAAGATCAAAGAGCAAGCGAACGATTCTGGCACGCCTACACGTTGTCGAAGATATCAGTGTAGTATTTGCTTCAAGACGTTCGCTTCTCACCAAGCACTCGGGGGACACATAGCCAGCCACAACAAGAACAAGAGCAATGTCCAAGAAGCTCCCATCGCCGCTGAAAACGGGTGTGTCCATATTGCGCCCAATGCAGTCAGCAAAGCGGCAACAGCGGAACACCGATGCACGATCTGCAACCTGACATTCTCGACCGGGCAGGCTCTCGGTGGCCACATGAGACGCCACTTCAATGAACTACAGAATCAAGCTTTGTCATCCTCAGCACACTCATCTGAGAGCGACAAGGGAGCAAACCACGGGATGTTACAGAACGGAGCTCCATCATCTCCGGCAAACTCATCCGAAAGATACAAGAGAGCAATCCGTGGCATGTTTGACTTCGATCTCAATGAAGTGCCTGATCTCTAA